A DNA window from Aureibaculum sp. 2308TA14-22 contains the following coding sequences:
- the rimM gene encoding ribosome maturation factor RimM (Essential for efficient processing of 16S rRNA) translates to MQKKDCFYLGKVVRKHSFKGEVVIKLDTDEPDLYQNIDAVFLDVGNNFIPFFIEKSLLQKGNQLRVKFEDFTTEEDADSIIKCDVYLPLTLLPKLAGNKFYYHEVIDFKIEDVNYGMVGTLVGINDKTAQPLFVIENGENEILIPMIDDFIKKVDRENKKIIVETPEGLIEMYLNE, encoded by the coding sequence ATGCAAAAAAAAGATTGTTTTTATTTAGGTAAAGTAGTCAGAAAACACAGTTTTAAAGGTGAAGTGGTAATAAAATTAGATACAGATGAACCCGATTTGTATCAAAACATAGATGCTGTTTTTTTGGATGTTGGAAATAATTTTATTCCTTTTTTTATTGAAAAAAGCCTATTACAAAAAGGCAATCAATTACGGGTAAAATTTGAGGATTTTACAACAGAAGAAGACGCCGATTCAATAATAAAATGCGATGTTTACCTCCCCCTAACTTTATTGCCAAAATTAGCAGGAAATAAATTCTATTATCATGAAGTTATTGATTTTAAAATTGAAGATGTTAATTATGGTATGGTAGGAACGCTTGTTGGTATTAACGACAAAACGGCTCAACCACTTTTTGTAATAGAAAATGGAGAAAATGAAATTCTAATACCAATGATTGATGATTTTATCAAGAAAGTAGATCGTGAAAACAAAAAAATTATTGTTGAGACACCCGAAGGATTAATCGAAATGTATTTGAATGAATAA
- a CDS encoding 30S ribosomal protein S16, which translates to MPVKIRLQRHGKKGKPFYWIVAADSRSKRDGKSLEKLGTYNPNTNPATIDLNIDGAVKWLQNGAQPTDTARAILSYKGALLKNHLAGGVRKGALTEEQAEEKFNAWAEDKAKRISAKVEGLSKADAKAKAKALEAEKEANEARKAKAIPVEEVTEEAETATEAVAEDAPQTIDEAAAEAQAPVAEKVDVEAKKEEATEASSEEE; encoded by the coding sequence ATGCCAGTAAAAATTAGATTACAAAGACACGGTAAAAAAGGAAAACCATTCTATTGGATCGTTGCCGCAGATTCACGCTCAAAAAGAGATGGTAAGTCTTTAGAAAAATTAGGAACTTACAACCCTAACACTAACCCTGCAACAATTGATTTGAATATTGATGGAGCTGTAAAATGGTTACAAAATGGAGCTCAACCTACTGATACTGCAAGAGCTATCTTGTCGTATAAAGGTGCGTTATTGAAAAATCATTTAGCAGGCGGTGTACGTAAAGGTGCTTTAACCGAAGAACAAGCCGAAGAAAAATTCAATGCTTGGGCAGAAGATAAAGCTAAAAGAATTAGTGCAAAAGTAGAAGGTTTATCTAAGGCTGATGCAAAAGCGAAAGCGAAAGCTCTTGAAGCTGAAAAAGAAGCTAACGAAGCGAGAAAAGCGAAAGCTATTCCTGTTGAAGAAGTAACAGAAGAAGCTGAAACCGCTACCGAAGCCGTTGCCGAGGACGCACCACAAACTATTGATGAAGCTGCAGCCGAAGCACAAGCTCCAGTTGCTGAAAAAGTAGATGTAGAAGCCAAAAAAGAAGAAGCTACTGAAGCATCAAGCGAAGAAGAATAA
- a CDS encoding TMEM175 family protein: MPILKQSKSRLESISDSIFAFAATLVVVSLDVPESFAVLKENLVGFFSFAVSFLGLILIWKVHYNFFRRIEKIDNWIIALNMALLFVILFFVYPLKFLANLTVGKGKINSMQEFSELFQLYGLGFTLVFLFISLLYFYASRKSPDVNKRTEMRFYFRHFGIFVIVGIISIIIARLNLGMSFGLPGFAFFLLGPLCWWHGVKFGVREKGI, from the coding sequence ATGCCAATACTAAAACAGTCAAAAAGTCGATTAGAATCTATCAGTGATTCCATTTTTGCATTTGCCGCTACATTGGTTGTGGTTTCTTTGGATGTTCCTGAAAGTTTTGCTGTGTTAAAAGAGAATCTGGTCGGTTTTTTCAGTTTTGCGGTCAGCTTTTTGGGGTTGATTTTAATATGGAAAGTTCATTATAATTTTTTTAGAAGAATTGAAAAAATTGACAATTGGATCATTGCTTTAAATATGGCTTTGCTCTTTGTAATATTGTTTTTTGTCTATCCGCTTAAGTTTTTAGCAAACCTGACCGTAGGTAAGGGCAAAATTAATTCCATGCAGGAATTTTCAGAATTGTTCCAATTATATGGCTTGGGCTTTACTTTGGTTTTTCTTTTTATTTCATTATTGTATTTTTATGCTTCGCGGAAAAGCCCTGACGTAAATAAACGAACTGAAATGCGATTCTACTTTAGACATTTCGGCATATTTGTAATTGTAGGTATCATATCTATAATTATTGCTAGGTTAAATTTAGGAATGAGTTTTGGATTGCCTGGTTTTGCGTTTTTTCTCTTAGGTCCACTATGTTGGTGGCATGGGGTTAAGTTTGGCGTTAGGGAAAAGGGCATCTAA
- a CDS encoding VPS10 domain-containing protein, whose product MKKKLLFLILLLLSFNFFAQSIVQNVPFTNIGPTVMSGRVVDFDVNPDQPTEFYVAYASGGLWYTNNNGTSFTAVTENAPTQNMGDVAVDWKSGTIYIGTGESNSSRSSYAGIGILKSTDKGKTWANVGLKDSHHIGRMIINKNNPDELVVGAIGHLYTPNAERGIFKTIDGGKTWKNVLFIDENTGVIDISVSPTNPDIMYAASWERIRKAWDFDGDGQNSAIYKSTDGGSTWTKMTNTNSGFPSDAGVGRIGLATYNDTTIYAFLDNQNRRPKEKEKKEKSESLKKEDFESMTNADFIALDNKKLNDYLKTNGFPKKYEAKKVKEMVKNGKVKPVDLKMYLVDANALLFNSPVIGAELYKSTDGGKSWAKTHDGYLDGVYSSYGYYFGTIGVNTANENKVYIGGVPLLKTDDGGKTFKSIGKENVHADHQALWINPKHEGHIINGNDGGVNITYDDGENWIKNNSPSVGQYYYVNVDNKKPYNVFGGFQDNGVWYGPSNYKASKRWEGSGQYPYKRIGGGDGMQVQIDSRDNNIVYSGSQFGYYYRLNLETGERLSIHPKHELGDAPYRYNWQTPILLSPHNQDILYMGANKLLRSMDKGKNFDVISDDLTTGGKKGNVPYGTLTSISESPFQFGMIYTGSDDGLIHITKDGGNSWAKVSDNLPQGLWVSRVIASQHEKNRVYATLNGYRSDNFKAFVYVSEDMGNTWKSIGNGLPDYSVNVIKEDPTDENILYLGTDSEVFVSFDKGNNWQVFSNGIPKVAVHDLVLQEREKDLIIGTHGRSIYKANIAPLQKYNNIKNKAITLFELPETRHSSRWGSSWSQFSEPYEPKIDVAYFVSNGGNIKLEVLADEKNVLYSKTLKADMGFNYTDYDFSVTPKSVKSYFGKKKVKLKKADSGKYYLPKGEYMLRISGGKENATKKLVIK is encoded by the coding sequence ATGAAAAAAAAGCTGCTTTTTCTCATCCTTTTATTACTTTCTTTTAACTTTTTTGCCCAGTCTATAGTACAAAACGTACCTTTTACCAATATTGGTCCAACGGTTATGAGTGGGCGTGTTGTGGATTTTGATGTAAACCCAGACCAACCTACCGAATTTTATGTGGCCTATGCCTCGGGCGGGTTATGGTACACCAATAACAATGGTACTTCTTTTACTGCGGTTACTGAAAATGCACCAACTCAAAACATGGGAGATGTAGCCGTTGATTGGAAATCTGGCACTATTTATATCGGTACGGGTGAAAGTAATTCTTCACGTTCGTCGTATGCAGGTATCGGAATTCTAAAAAGCACGGATAAAGGCAAAACATGGGCAAATGTTGGTTTGAAAGATTCGCACCACATTGGACGAATGATAATCAATAAAAACAATCCTGACGAACTAGTAGTTGGTGCCATTGGACATTTGTACACCCCAAATGCCGAACGTGGCATTTTTAAAACTATTGATGGCGGAAAAACATGGAAAAATGTATTGTTTATTGATGAAAATACTGGTGTAATTGACATTTCGGTATCGCCTACCAACCCAGATATTATGTATGCCGCTTCTTGGGAGCGAATACGTAAAGCATGGGATTTTGATGGAGACGGACAAAATTCTGCCATTTACAAAAGTACAGATGGTGGTTCTACATGGACTAAAATGACCAATACAAATAGTGGTTTTCCATCTGATGCTGGTGTTGGAAGGATCGGATTAGCGACATATAATGACACTACCATTTATGCTTTTTTAGATAATCAGAACAGAAGGCCAAAAGAGAAGGAGAAAAAAGAAAAGTCAGAAAGTTTAAAAAAAGAGGATTTTGAAAGTATGACCAATGCCGATTTTATAGCTCTTGACAATAAAAAACTAAACGATTACCTCAAAACAAATGGTTTCCCTAAAAAATATGAAGCTAAAAAAGTAAAAGAAATGGTCAAAAACGGAAAAGTTAAACCCGTTGACTTAAAAATGTATTTAGTAGATGCCAATGCTCTTTTGTTTAACTCACCAGTCATTGGTGCAGAGTTGTACAAATCTACAGATGGTGGCAAATCTTGGGCAAAAACTCATGATGGCTATTTGGATGGCGTGTATAGCTCTTACGGATACTATTTTGGTACAATAGGCGTGAATACGGCCAACGAAAACAAAGTATATATTGGTGGTGTTCCTTTATTAAAAACAGATGATGGGGGTAAAACGTTCAAATCCATCGGCAAAGAAAATGTACATGCCGACCATCAAGCATTATGGATAAATCCAAAGCATGAAGGCCATATTATTAACGGAAATGATGGTGGCGTAAATATTACCTATGATGATGGTGAAAATTGGATTAAAAATAACTCTCCCTCAGTAGGGCAATATTATTACGTAAATGTTGATAATAAAAAACCGTACAACGTGTTTGGCGGATTTCAAGATAATGGCGTGTGGTATGGACCGAGCAATTACAAGGCTTCCAAAAGATGGGAAGGTAGCGGGCAATATCCTTATAAAAGAATAGGCGGTGGTGATGGTATGCAGGTTCAAATTGACAGCAGAGACAATAATATTGTGTATTCTGGTTCACAATTTGGCTACTATTACCGACTTAATTTAGAGACAGGTGAGCGTTTGAGCATCCATCCTAAACATGAATTGGGCGATGCTCCTTACCGATACAATTGGCAAACCCCAATTTTATTATCACCTCATAATCAAGACATTTTATATATGGGAGCCAACAAGTTGTTGCGTTCTATGGACAAGGGCAAAAATTTTGATGTGATTTCGGACGATTTGACCACTGGCGGTAAAAAAGGGAATGTACCTTACGGAACGCTCACAAGCATTTCCGAAAGTCCATTTCAATTCGGAATGATTTATACTGGGAGTGATGACGGGTTAATTCACATTACAAAAGACGGCGGCAACAGTTGGGCAAAAGTTTCCGATAATTTACCTCAAGGATTGTGGGTGTCTCGCGTCATTGCTTCTCAACACGAAAAAAATAGAGTTTATGCTACTTTAAACGGATATAGAAGTGACAATTTTAAAGCCTTTGTTTATGTCAGTGAAGATATGGGCAACACTTGGAAATCAATAGGCAACGGATTGCCCGATTATTCCGTAAACGTAATTAAAGAAGACCCGACTGATGAAAACATACTCTATTTGGGTACCGACAGCGAAGTGTTTGTAAGTTTTGACAAAGGCAATAACTGGCAAGTATTTTCAAATGGAATTCCTAAAGTAGCGGTACACGATTTGGTACTCCAAGAACGCGAAAAAGACTTGATTATTGGTACACACGGGCGTTCTATTTATAAAGCGAATATTGCTCCCTTGCAGAAATACAACAATATAAAAAACAAAGCCATTACGCTCTTTGAGTTACCTGAAACCAGACATTCTTCGCGTTGGGGAAGTTCTTGGAGCCAATTTTCAGAACCTTACGAACCTAAAATAGATGTTGCTTATTTTGTTTCAAACGGAGGTAATATTAAACTTGAAGTTTTAGCCGATGAAAAAAATGTATTGTACAGTAAAACCTTAAAAGCCGACATGGGATTTAATTATACTGATTACGACTTTTCGGTTACACCAAAAAGCGTAAAAAGTTATTTTGGCAAGAAAAAAGTTAAATTAAAAAAAGCCGATAGTGGAAAGTATTATTTACCAAAAGGAGAATATATGTTGAGGATTTCTGGCGGAAAAGAGAATGCCACAAAAAAACTTGTAATTAAATAA
- the dnaE gene encoding DNA polymerase III subunit alpha: MYLIFDTETTGLPKKWNAPITDTDNWPRCIQIAWQLHDRYGELIESQEFLIKPEGFNIPYDAEQIHGISTELAQEKGEDLETVLYKFNHALSKTTFVVGQNVGFDLNIMGCEYFRLGIDTKLNDLPILDTCTEKTAALCQIPGGRGGKFKLPTLTELHEHLFNTPFAEAHNAAADVEATTRCFFELIRKRVFTKEELDVDANYFEEFSKENPQEIELIGLQHINLKKESNKLKKKHKKTGAGLESTSFGTDIDLTNFSFSHLHNHSQFSILQSTASIKKLVEAAVNDKMPAVALTDTGNMMGAFYFVKEVLNSNKNNEHQIKPIVGCEFFVCEDHKNKSVKDNGYQMVLLAKNKNGYHNLAKMASTAYIDGFYYVPRIDKSVVEKYKEDVIVLSGNMYGEIASKILNMGENQAEEALVWWKDTFGDDFYIELNNHNQENEQHVNSVLIEFSKKHGVKLIAANNTYYIDKSDADSHDILLCVKDGEKIATPKGRGRGFRYGLPNDEYYFKSQEEMKQLFRKIPEAIANIQEIVDKIEVYTLARDVLLPKFDIPEQFIDPKDAEDGGVRGENAYLKHLTFEGAKKRYGTLDKETQERLDFELEVIQNTGYPGYFLIVWDFIAKAREMDVSVGPGRGSAAGSAVAYCLGITNIDPIAYDLLFERFLNPDRVSLPDIDIDFDDEGRQRVIDYVIDKYGANQVAQIITYGTMAAKSSIRDTARVLDLPLMDADRIAKLIPNTKLATIFGEDEKSVAKIKAMRNDEILRVNELRNLAEGEGIEAQTITQAVALEGSVRNTGTHACGVIITPEDITNLIPVATAKDSELYVTQFDNNVVEDAGLLKMDFLGLKTLTLIKDTVKIIKALHGKVLDPDEFPLDDEKTYELFQRGETVGIFQYESLGMQKHMKHLKPTEFADLIAMNALYRPGPMEYIPLFIQRKHGIEAIEYDLPEMEEYLKETYGVTVYQEQVMLLSQKLAGFTKGEADVLRKAMGKKIFSLLEKLKPKFIEGGAKNGHPAEILEKIWKDWEAFAAYAFNKSHSTCYAYIAYQTAYLKAHYPAEYMAAVLSNNMNDIKQVSFFMDECKRAGIEVLSPDVNESFYKFAVNKEGAIRFGMGAVKGVGASAVAAIVSERKENGPFTSIFDMAKRVDLRSTNKKAFDGLVLAGAFDSFSDTHRAQYFELDERGQTFIERALRFGNKYQENKNSAQISMFGEASEIQFEEPVIPNCEPWGVMEKLAKEKEVIGIYISGHPLDDYKTELKYFCNAPISAFNDLQQLLDKDLTIAGIVTDVQHRISKNGKGWAAFTVEDYSDAHEFRMFGEDYLKFKHFLIPNSFLHIKISVRKGWREGDVRMQFNHIQMLQDVLEVLAKKLTLQLDILELNDERINTLEELLEDHKGKDVLNFMVYDREEKLKLQMPSRTAKVKISQELLNELDVRKLRYKLN, translated from the coding sequence ATGTACTTAATATTTGACACCGAAACCACAGGGTTGCCTAAAAAATGGAATGCCCCAATTACTGATACGGACAATTGGCCTAGGTGTATTCAAATAGCTTGGCAACTGCATGATAGGTACGGTGAACTGATAGAAAGTCAAGAGTTTTTAATTAAACCAGAGGGATTTAACATCCCATATGATGCAGAGCAGATTCATGGTATTTCAACAGAGCTTGCACAGGAAAAAGGCGAGGATTTAGAAACAGTTTTATACAAATTTAACCACGCTTTATCAAAAACGACTTTTGTAGTGGGACAAAATGTAGGTTTTGATTTGAATATAATGGGTTGCGAGTATTTCCGTCTAGGGATTGATACAAAACTGAACGACCTTCCCATTTTAGATACTTGTACAGAAAAAACAGCAGCTTTGTGCCAAATTCCCGGTGGTAGAGGTGGTAAATTTAAGTTACCTACGCTAACCGAATTACACGAGCACTTATTTAACACACCTTTTGCCGAGGCTCATAATGCTGCTGCCGATGTTGAAGCCACAACACGATGCTTTTTTGAACTGATTAGAAAACGTGTTTTTACCAAAGAAGAATTAGATGTTGATGCTAATTATTTTGAAGAGTTTTCTAAAGAAAATCCTCAGGAAATAGAACTTATTGGGCTACAACATATCAATCTTAAAAAGGAGAGCAACAAACTTAAGAAGAAACACAAAAAAACGGGTGCAGGCCTTGAAAGTACAAGTTTTGGAACGGACATAGACTTAACTAATTTTTCATTTTCTCACCTGCACAACCATTCCCAATTTTCTATTTTACAATCAACGGCCAGTATTAAAAAATTGGTGGAAGCCGCTGTAAATGATAAGATGCCAGCGGTAGCCTTAACCGATACGGGTAATATGATGGGTGCTTTTTATTTTGTAAAAGAAGTATTGAACAGTAATAAAAACAACGAGCATCAAATAAAGCCCATTGTGGGTTGTGAATTTTTTGTTTGTGAAGATCATAAAAATAAATCTGTAAAGGACAATGGCTATCAAATGGTGTTATTGGCCAAAAACAAAAATGGCTATCATAATCTAGCAAAAATGGCATCTACAGCCTATATAGATGGTTTTTATTACGTGCCAAGAATTGATAAATCAGTCGTTGAAAAATATAAGGAGGATGTTATTGTATTAAGTGGAAATATGTACGGTGAAATTGCTTCTAAGATTCTGAATATGGGTGAAAACCAAGCAGAAGAAGCATTAGTCTGGTGGAAAGATACCTTTGGAGATGATTTTTATATTGAGCTTAACAATCACAATCAGGAAAACGAACAACATGTTAATAGTGTTTTAATTGAATTTTCTAAGAAGCATGGCGTAAAATTAATTGCGGCCAACAATACTTATTATATTGATAAATCAGACGCTGATTCACATGATATTTTATTATGTGTTAAAGATGGCGAAAAAATAGCTACACCAAAGGGAAGAGGAAGAGGTTTTCGTTACGGATTGCCCAACGATGAGTATTACTTTAAGAGTCAGGAGGAGATGAAGCAATTGTTTCGTAAAATTCCCGAAGCCATTGCCAATATTCAAGAAATTGTTGACAAAATTGAAGTTTACACCTTGGCACGTGATGTGTTGTTGCCGAAGTTTGACATTCCAGAGCAGTTTATCGATCCCAAAGATGCCGAAGACGGAGGCGTTCGTGGTGAAAATGCTTACTTAAAGCATTTGACTTTTGAGGGTGCTAAAAAACGCTACGGTACGCTGGATAAAGAAACTCAAGAACGTCTTGATTTTGAATTGGAAGTAATACAAAATACTGGCTATCCAGGGTATTTTTTAATTGTATGGGATTTTATCGCAAAAGCAAGGGAAATGGATGTTTCTGTTGGACCTGGACGTGGTTCTGCAGCGGGATCAGCTGTAGCATATTGTTTGGGAATTACCAATATTGATCCTATAGCATACGATTTACTTTTTGAGCGGTTTTTAAATCCCGATCGTGTTTCGTTGCCAGATATTGATATTGATTTTGATGATGAAGGGAGGCAAAGGGTAATTGATTATGTAATTGATAAGTACGGTGCCAATCAAGTGGCACAAATTATCACATATGGTACCATGGCCGCTAAATCTTCAATAAGAGATACTGCTAGAGTCTTGGATTTACCTTTGATGGATGCGGATAGAATTGCAAAGTTAATTCCGAATACCAAATTAGCTACCATTTTTGGCGAGGACGAAAAGAGTGTCGCTAAAATAAAAGCAATGCGTAACGACGAAATATTACGTGTTAACGAATTGCGGAATTTAGCAGAAGGCGAAGGTATAGAAGCCCAGACGATTACGCAAGCAGTGGCCTTGGAAGGTTCGGTTAGAAATACGGGAACTCACGCTTGTGGAGTAATTATTACACCAGAAGATATTACCAATTTAATTCCTGTTGCTACTGCTAAAGATTCTGAACTTTATGTAACTCAATTTGACAACAATGTTGTTGAAGATGCGGGTCTATTAAAAATGGATTTTTTAGGCTTAAAAACCCTGACTTTAATAAAAGACACGGTTAAAATCATTAAAGCGTTACACGGAAAAGTTTTAGATCCTGATGAGTTTCCTTTGGATGACGAAAAGACTTATGAACTTTTTCAACGCGGTGAAACTGTTGGTATTTTTCAGTACGAATCGTTGGGGATGCAAAAGCATATGAAGCATTTAAAACCGACTGAGTTTGCCGACTTAATTGCAATGAACGCTCTGTACCGTCCAGGACCTATGGAGTATATTCCGCTCTTTATTCAGCGTAAACATGGTATTGAAGCCATTGAATATGACCTTCCAGAAATGGAAGAATACTTAAAGGAGACTTATGGTGTTACGGTATATCAAGAGCAAGTGATGTTATTGTCACAAAAGTTGGCGGGTTTTACCAAAGGTGAAGCCGATGTGTTGCGTAAAGCAATGGGGAAAAAGATTTTTTCGTTATTGGAAAAGTTAAAACCAAAATTTATTGAGGGCGGTGCAAAAAATGGACACCCAGCCGAAATCTTAGAGAAAATTTGGAAAGATTGGGAGGCTTTCGCGGCTTATGCTTTTAACAAATCGCATTCTACCTGTTATGCATATATTGCTTATCAAACAGCATATTTAAAAGCACATTATCCTGCTGAGTACATGGCAGCGGTCTTGTCAAATAATATGAATGACATTAAGCAGGTTTCTTTCTTTATGGATGAATGCAAACGTGCAGGGATAGAAGTGCTGAGTCCAGATGTAAACGAATCGTTTTACAAGTTTGCGGTAAATAAAGAAGGAGCTATCCGTTTTGGTATGGGAGCCGTAAAAGGTGTTGGTGCTAGTGCAGTTGCTGCTATAGTTTCAGAACGGAAAGAGAATGGTCCATTTACTTCAATTTTTGATATGGCAAAACGAGTTGATTTACGCTCTACTAACAAAAAAGCCTTTGACGGATTAGTGTTGGCTGGTGCTTTTGATTCTTTTTCGGATACCCATAGAGCTCAATATTTTGAGTTGGATGAACGTGGACAAACTTTTATAGAACGTGCTCTCCGTTTTGGTAATAAATATCAAGAAAATAAAAATTCGGCACAAATTTCTATGTTTGGCGAGGCTTCTGAGATTCAATTTGAAGAACCTGTTATTCCCAATTGTGAACCTTGGGGTGTAATGGAAAAGTTGGCCAAGGAAAAGGAAGTTATCGGAATTTACATATCCGGTCATCCGCTTGACGACTATAAAACTGAACTCAAATATTTCTGTAATGCCCCCATTAGTGCTTTTAATGATTTACAGCAATTATTGGATAAAGATTTAACCATTGCAGGTATTGTAACCGATGTGCAACACAGAATTTCCAAAAATGGAAAAGGTTGGGCAGCTTTTACAGTTGAAGATTATTCCGATGCCCATGAATTTAGGATGTTTGGTGAAGATTATCTAAAGTTTAAGCATTTTTTAATTCCCAATTCATTTTTGCATATTAAAATATCTGTACGGAAAGGGTGGCGTGAAGGTGATGTGAGAATGCAGTTTAACCATATACAAATGTTACAAGATGTATTGGAGGTCTTAGCAAAAAAGTTGACCTTACAATTGGATATTTTGGAACTTAATGATGAAAGAATTAATACTTTGGAAGAACTGTTGGAAGATCATAAAGGCAAAGACGTATTGAATTTTATGGTCTATGACAGAGAAGAAAAATTGAAATTGCAAATGCCAAGTAGAACTGCAAAAGTGAAAATTTCTCAAGAATTGTTAAATGAATTGGATGTCAGAAAACTAAGATATAAACTGAATTAA
- a CDS encoding ion transporter, translating into MNKAFLDNLVNNPSSKYGKIFAISIQILIVIAIITFSAETVPDLKPETRRWLSIIEVICVVIFTIEYFLRIYVAQKKLKFITSFFGIIDLLAILPFYLSTGIDLRSLRALRFLRLFSIFKIIRYNTAIRQFTRAIIYAKEQILLFLFITLILIYLSAVGIYYFENAAQPEAFSSIFDSLWWAIITLTTVGYGDVYPITVGGRVFTFIILMIGLGIVAIPTGIISSALTQSVEEKKEDS; encoded by the coding sequence ATGAATAAAGCATTTTTAGATAATTTAGTAAATAACCCAAGCTCTAAATATGGAAAAATATTTGCGATAAGTATTCAGATTCTGATTGTTATTGCCATTATTACATTTTCTGCTGAAACTGTACCTGATCTAAAACCTGAAACTAGAAGATGGCTTAGTATTATAGAAGTTATATGCGTAGTTATTTTTACTATTGAATATTTCTTAAGGATTTATGTTGCTCAGAAAAAGTTAAAGTTTATTACCAGTTTTTTTGGCATCATAGATTTATTGGCAATACTACCTTTTTACCTATCAACGGGAATTGATTTACGTTCTTTAAGGGCTTTACGTTTTTTAAGACTGTTCAGTATTTTTAAAATTATCCGATATAATACTGCTATCCGTCAATTTACCAGAGCAATAATTTATGCTAAAGAGCAGATTCTACTTTTTTTGTTTATCACACTTATATTAATCTATTTGTCGGCTGTTGGAATTTATTATTTTGAAAATGCCGCCCAACCCGAAGCTTTTTCTTCAATTTTCGATAGTTTGTGGTGGGCAATTATAACGCTGACAACTGTAGGTTATGGAGATGTGTATCCAATCACAGTAGGTGGTAGGGTTTTTACGTTTATTATTTTAATGATTGGTTTAGGTATTGTAGCCATTCCAACGGGTATTATATCTTCTGCCTTGACACAATCAGTAGAGGAAAAAAAGGAAGATAGTTAA
- a CDS encoding Gfo/Idh/MocA family protein, with product MQFKNTLFLVILSFFLLNSELSVSQTKTKPLKIGVVGLSHSHVGWILGRPDKGDIKIVGIVEPNKDLAERYSKHFGYSMDIVFTTMEEMIKATKPEAVTAFGSIYEHLKVVETCAPLGIHVMVEKPLAVSMEHAKKMEALAKKHNIHLLTNYETSWYATNHKAYKMVENGTIGELRKIVVRDGHQGPKEIGINKEFLEWLTDPVLNGGGALVDFGCYGANLITWLTKGKKPEAVMAITQTIKPEIYPNVDDEATIVLQYPKMQGIIQASWNWPMSRKDMEIYGKTGYVYSDNAKKIRYRLNEKDKEKKEILEPRPNPYDDPFSMFEAVIRNKITLPPYDLSSLENNMIVVEILEAAKKSAKTGKKIKL from the coding sequence ATGCAATTTAAAAACACCCTATTTCTAGTTATACTTTCATTCTTCTTACTGAATTCTGAACTTTCTGTAAGCCAAACCAAAACGAAACCGCTTAAAATAGGCGTTGTAGGCTTGTCACATAGCCATGTAGGTTGGATATTAGGTAGGCCAGACAAAGGGGATATAAAAATTGTAGGTATCGTAGAACCCAATAAAGATTTGGCAGAACGTTACTCAAAACATTTTGGTTACTCCATGGATATTGTTTTTACTACCATGGAAGAAATGATTAAAGCTACAAAACCAGAAGCGGTTACTGCGTTTGGCTCCATTTATGAACATTTAAAAGTAGTTGAAACTTGTGCTCCTTTAGGTATTCATGTTATGGTTGAAAAACCGTTGGCAGTAAGTATGGAACACGCCAAAAAAATGGAAGCACTCGCTAAAAAACACAATATTCATTTATTGACTAATTACGAGACTTCATGGTATGCTACTAATCATAAAGCATATAAAATGGTTGAAAATGGTACTATTGGCGAGTTGAGAAAAATAGTGGTTAGAGACGGCCATCAAGGTCCTAAAGAAATTGGTATTAATAAAGAATTTTTAGAGTGGCTTACCGACCCCGTGTTAAACGGTGGTGGTGCCTTGGTTGATTTTGGTTGTTACGGTGCTAACCTCATTACGTGGCTAACCAAAGGGAAAAAACCAGAAGCGGTTATGGCTATTACCCAAACTATAAAACCTGAAATTTACCCAAATGTAGATGATGAAGCTACTATAGTTTTACAATATCCAAAAATGCAGGGTATAATTCAAGCTTCTTGGAATTGGCCCATGTCCAGAAAAGATATGGAAATCTATGGTAAAACCGGATATGTTTATAGCGATAATGCCAAAAAAATACGTTACCGCTTAAATGAGAAAGATAAAGAGAAAAAAGAAATACTAGAGCCTCGTCCTAATCCTTATGACGATCCTTTTTCAATGTTTGAAGCTGTAATTAGAAATAAAATTACACTACCTCCTTATGATTTATCGTCTTTAGAGAATAACATGATTGTAGTTGAAATTTTAGAGGCTGCTAAAAAAAGTGCTAAAACTGGAAAGAAAATAAAATTATAA
- a CDS encoding cold-shock protein, protein MSKGTVKFFNDAKGFGFITEEGSNQEHFVHISGLIDEVREGDEVEFDLQEGRKGLNAVNVKVI, encoded by the coding sequence ATGAGTAAAGGAACAGTAAAATTCTTCAATGACGCCAAAGGATTTGGTTTTATAACTGAAGAAGGTTCAAATCAAGAACATTTCGTTCACATTTCTGGATTAATCGATGAAGTACGCGAAGGCGATGAAGTTGAATTTGATTTACAGGAAGGAAGAAAAGGTTTAAACGCAGTAAATGTGAAAGTTATATAA